AAATGGAGTGTTTAGCTAGCTTTAGTTACTCCAATTTAGACAGAGTTGGAGATATTTCTTTTAATATTAAAGTTAAAGAATATAAAGAGGTAGAAATATGATAGTTAAATTAAATGGTAAGAATGTGACAAAACTAGTTCAGTCGCTAAATATGAGTAATTCCATAGATACTTTATCTACTACTGTTTCTATCTCTTTTCCTTTTTACAAGAATACTAAATTCTTAGTAGAAGTTAAAGTTGGGGATAAACTAGAAATAGACCATATATTTCAAGGTATAGTAGTAGACTGTGTCTATGATAAAGAAAGTACCGAAATCAAGGCGTTTGATATTGCTTTTTATTTAAGTAAGAATATGATTCTAAAACAGATTAGAAATACTGCGGCGAAAGAAGGAATAAAGGCTATATGTTCTGAACTAGGGATACCTATTAATATTAAAAGTGGTTTAGACACCAAGGTTAACCTTATGTTTAAGAATAAAAGCGCTAGTGATAGTATAGTTGATATCATTAAAGAAGATACTAAGCAAACCGGTAAGGAATATTTTATATATACTTTA
This is a stretch of genomic DNA from Streptobacillus canis. It encodes these proteins:
- a CDS encoding XkdQ/YqbQ family protein, which produces MIVKLNGKNVTKLVQSLNMSNSIDTLSTTVSISFPFYKNTKFLVEVKVGDKLEIDHIFQGIVVDCVYDKESTEIKAFDIAFYLSKNMILKQIRNTAAKEGIKAICSELGIPINIKSGLDTKVNLMFKNKSASDSIVDIIKEDTKQTGKEYFIYTLNNKVYIEELGNEEVALSFKLNDAETFKGDKLLSEKVVSENIEELKNSILVLSDDNKSLKVLAKNEDSGSINKYGKLQEVVELNSKENKKAKSVASTTLNSLNKIKKVVNVNLITDTYVISGKKIKLENVDYLIKSVNLDFENGAFKGNLELKELV